Proteins encoded in a region of the Paenibacillus wynnii genome:
- a CDS encoding AIM24 family protein, protein MNVDIQDEGDSGSGQAVAFTIAEYEEVHVLHPQQIIAYQGPSSGRADRFMDVKGMYRKRKLIRADMSGPCRFVAALPPGYRIKTLQLDGKSDLLYDFRHLFFYSKGITMQTRVLSVKNMFITKDTVKVKFSGKGSIGILTEGTVCEATLHPSEPLFIDAGSVIAYPENAKLELTVYGNHLASQHMSYHWKMTGQGPVLFQAGRQSRRFERDTNDEDGIFKRFLREVLPFGGVFIK, encoded by the coding sequence GTGAATGTCGATATCCAGGATGAAGGCGACAGCGGCAGTGGACAGGCTGTGGCCTTTACCATTGCGGAGTACGAAGAAGTGCATGTACTCCACCCGCAGCAGATTATTGCCTATCAAGGTCCCTCCTCAGGACGGGCTGACAGGTTTATGGATGTAAAAGGTATGTATCGTAAGCGTAAGCTGATCCGCGCAGATATGTCGGGGCCTTGCCGCTTTGTTGCTGCGCTTCCTCCTGGGTACAGGATCAAAACCCTGCAGCTTGACGGAAAAAGTGACCTCCTATATGATTTCAGACATTTATTCTTTTACAGCAAAGGTATAACCATGCAGACACGAGTGCTAAGTGTGAAGAATATGTTCATCACGAAGGATACCGTAAAGGTTAAGTTTTCTGGTAAAGGCAGCATCGGTATCCTCACAGAGGGAACGGTATGTGAAGCAACACTCCATCCGTCCGAACCGCTGTTTATAGACGCAGGAAGTGTGATCGCTTACCCTGAGAACGCCAAGCTGGAGCTTACCGTATATGGGAATCATCTCGCCAGTCAGCATATGAGCTATCACTGGAAAATGACAGGACAAGGCCCTGTTCTATTTCAGGCAGGGCGGCAAAGCCGGCGGTTTGAGCGGGATACGAATGATGAGGATGGAATATTCAAACGGTTCTTACGGGAGGTTCTGCCTTTTGGCGGGGTATTCATTAAGTGA
- a CDS encoding discoidin domain-containing protein: protein MSKLSSGQITATNQPAGTVLWELGKHDGSSGEFAAANSSSANNKAISASSKVIAPGNIPSGLNGATNPELRISYSLDKIPANGVLFHVSILDAYKSIPQMSVFSNKQLSGIIQISGVSGTNSEHTFRKTYDLYIPKEQLKTGTNELKLQTTRCLYCSSAEDKYQWWTWDDLSLESLNAPATEPIHGSYSLTGTMVSNNQFYFDGGAVTHLPYIMKWLGIAYSGNIMRTTCASDVGRSCSNMLEYYKVLKDYNMQSVAMYLYSGDIKLKSDGSLPDDAVKKLTEYFRNFSPYFQFYEVDNEPGLFNRSKAVNLAIADWLNKEGKKIAPHLRTVAPGWAYWPGFKEHSCGNQKGTVKQCGDPDGWERDPKQRLELEEVTDLTNGHSYGESYIFTNGGSFTENLKTFEGAAEGLNKQMLTTEFGTSDSHTDAPQYGATERKAAVFDRIMRAHIGYADMFVQHAAFFKDFSLFKYGFNLEEHDPATTEIYYTSAKEDSRVSIMRRLSLAYATHGAPLTYHISNKTALADKSVYVRAVDTSTLKPLAGTGATSNKVLVNFVNFEDTTQTVNVNITMPKKTIYEGERFGNGDTYELARSYIAGRKASPVLTFTETLAPGEAVQYILQPSQEVKDVAPQGLEASAVKGPAVHLKWLEAPGASYEVLRDDGSGKLSVVAANVKETQYTDRNLKDGTLYTYAVRVAGSQLMSQTLKITATGLVPLERTNWKVSSNVNQDASNPRSAIDGDRRTRWDTGKHQASGEAYQIDLGSTHSIETIDLDYRLSPYDYPRAYEVYISDDAVNWRLITSGNGQKERMKRQFPPVKTRYVKIVQTGSGGNYWSIQELQIYSRE, encoded by the coding sequence ATGTCCAAGTTATCCTCAGGACAAATTACGGCAACGAACCAGCCTGCCGGAACAGTTTTATGGGAACTGGGCAAGCATGACGGGTCCTCCGGGGAATTCGCGGCAGCGAATTCCTCCAGTGCTAACAATAAGGCCATTTCCGCCTCGAGCAAGGTGATTGCCCCCGGGAACATCCCCTCAGGTTTAAATGGCGCAACCAATCCAGAATTACGCATTTCGTATTCATTAGACAAGATCCCGGCTAACGGGGTCTTATTTCACGTAAGCATTCTGGATGCTTACAAATCGATCCCGCAAATGAGTGTTTTTTCAAATAAACAATTGTCGGGCATTATCCAAATTTCAGGTGTATCCGGAACGAACAGTGAGCACACCTTTCGCAAAACGTATGATCTTTATATCCCCAAGGAGCAGTTGAAGACCGGTACAAATGAGCTTAAGCTTCAGACGACCAGATGCTTGTACTGTTCTTCCGCGGAGGATAAATACCAGTGGTGGACTTGGGATGATCTTAGTCTTGAATCGTTGAATGCTCCGGCCACTGAACCTATTCATGGAAGCTATTCCTTAACGGGAACTATGGTCAGCAACAATCAATTTTACTTTGATGGCGGTGCAGTTACACATCTGCCTTATATTATGAAATGGCTTGGGATTGCTTACAGCGGGAACATCATGCGGACCACCTGTGCAAGTGATGTAGGAAGATCCTGCTCCAACATGCTGGAATACTATAAAGTTCTAAAGGATTACAATATGCAGTCCGTTGCAATGTATCTCTACTCTGGTGATATTAAGTTGAAAAGTGACGGTTCGTTACCTGACGATGCGGTGAAAAAACTGACGGAGTACTTCCGCAATTTTAGCCCGTATTTTCAGTTCTATGAGGTGGATAATGAGCCTGGTTTGTTCAATCGATCCAAAGCCGTCAATCTGGCGATAGCGGATTGGCTTAACAAAGAGGGCAAAAAAATAGCTCCCCATTTGCGAACTGTTGCTCCGGGCTGGGCTTATTGGCCGGGATTTAAAGAACATTCCTGCGGTAACCAGAAAGGTACGGTAAAACAGTGCGGTGACCCTGACGGTTGGGAACGGGACCCGAAGCAGCGATTGGAACTGGAGGAGGTTACGGATCTAACCAATGGTCATTCTTATGGAGAATCGTACATTTTCACCAACGGGGGAAGCTTCACAGAGAACCTGAAAACGTTCGAAGGAGCAGCGGAGGGTCTGAATAAGCAGATGCTCACCACTGAATTTGGCACCTCTGACAGTCATACGGATGCACCGCAGTATGGAGCCACCGAACGGAAAGCAGCTGTATTCGACCGGATTATGCGTGCGCATATTGGTTATGCAGATATGTTTGTACAGCATGCCGCTTTTTTCAAGGATTTCAGCTTGTTCAAATATGGGTTCAATCTGGAAGAGCATGACCCGGCCACCACAGAGATCTATTATACCTCTGCAAAGGAAGATTCCCGCGTAAGTATCATGCGGAGATTAAGCTTGGCCTATGCAACACACGGAGCCCCGTTAACGTACCATATTTCGAACAAGACAGCCCTTGCAGATAAGAGCGTCTATGTTCGGGCGGTTGATACCTCAACGCTTAAGCCGCTGGCAGGAACGGGAGCAACTTCGAACAAAGTACTGGTCAATTTCGTGAACTTTGAAGACACTACGCAAACTGTAAATGTAAATATTACAATGCCCAAAAAAACTATATATGAGGGCGAACGCTTCGGAAATGGGGATACTTATGAGTTGGCTCGCAGCTATATAGCCGGTAGAAAAGCGAGTCCCGTATTGACCTTTACGGAGACTTTGGCGCCGGGTGAAGCCGTGCAATATATTTTGCAGCCTTCCCAGGAAGTGAAGGACGTTGCCCCCCAAGGACTCGAAGCCTCCGCAGTAAAGGGCCCTGCTGTTCATTTAAAATGGTTGGAAGCTCCCGGAGCAAGCTATGAAGTGCTTCGGGATGATGGTAGCGGAAAACTGAGTGTAGTGGCGGCAAATGTTAAGGAAACGCAGTACACCGACCGAAACCTGAAAGACGGAACATTGTATACGTATGCCGTAAGAGTGGCCGGATCACAGCTCATGTCCCAGACGCTAAAGATCACAGCCACCGGGCTGGTTCCGCTGGAGAGGACGAATTGGAAGGTATCCTCCAATGTAAATCAGGACGCCTCAAATCCTAGAAGTGCTATTGACGGGGATCGCCGTACACGCTGGGATACGGGGAAACATCAGGCTTCCGGTGAAGCTTATCAAATTGACTTGGGAAGTACCCATAGCATAGAAACTATAGATTTAGATTACAGGCTGTCTCCATATGACTATCCTAGGGCGTATGAAGTCTACATATCCGATGACGCTGTTAACTGGAGATTAATTACTTCCGGTAATGGCCAGAAGGAGAGGATGAAGAGACAATTCCCCCCCGTTAAAACCCGCTATGTGAAGATTGTTCAGACTGGCTCCGGTGGCAACTATTGGTCGATTCAGGAACTGCAAATTTACTCGAGAGAATAA
- a CDS encoding Dps family protein translates to MTTQLKSATELQAALNVQTANWSVLGVKLHHYHWYVSGSQFFTLHAKFEELYNEAAGYVDELAERLLAIGGQPASTMKQYLSLSSVQEGQGGEDAKEMVGQLIKDFTTVAAELQGAIAQAEELGDQPSADLLIGIRTSVEKHAWMLNAYLG, encoded by the coding sequence ATGACAACACAATTGAAGAGTGCAACAGAACTGCAAGCTGCATTGAACGTCCAAACAGCCAATTGGTCGGTATTAGGTGTCAAGCTGCATCATTATCACTGGTATGTGAGCGGATCCCAATTTTTTACGCTGCATGCGAAATTTGAAGAGCTCTATAACGAAGCTGCTGGTTACGTGGATGAATTGGCAGAGCGCTTGCTTGCTATTGGCGGACAACCGGCTTCTACAATGAAGCAGTACCTATCCTTATCATCAGTGCAGGAAGGGCAAGGCGGCGAGGATGCCAAAGAAATGGTGGGTCAATTAATTAAAGATTTCACTACCGTTGCGGCGGAATTGCAAGGTGCGATTGCACAAGCGGAAGAGCTTGGTGACCAGCCTTCTGCAGACCTCTTGATTGGAATCAGAACCAGTGTGGAGAAACATGCCTGGATGCTGAACGCTTACCTAGGCTAA
- a CDS encoding potassium/proton antiporter, which translates to MSQLADNVILLSAVLLLIGVLSTKFSTRFGMPSLVLFIAVGMVLSHFIYFNNTSLTQIAGIFALIIILFEGGMQTNMRDIRPVIVPALSLSTIGVLLTTGIVGLFAKLILDVPWAESLLFGAIVGSTDAAAVFSVLGGKNIDKRITSTLEAESGSNDPMAVFLTVSLLEWILQPDMALWSLIFSFIWEMGIGLVLGVVLAKLAVIVINKINLESSGLYPVMAIGFAVLTYGVAAQLHSSGLLAVYVLGLVMGNSKLIYHRTIMSFNHGFAWMMQIAMFILLGLLVFPQELVNIAWQGLLLSFILMVVARPIGVYLSLLFAKFSFREKTLISWAGLRGAVPIVLATYPLLAGLPQGRLFFNVVFFVVLTSAVIQGTTISPLASRLKLVGKNNPELSLMELVALGKTDSEINHIRIDEHMPIAKKQISDLDLPTDILFTAIIRNNQIVAPHGNTVIEPGDILYVLSPKSKSEMIKALFRTQ; encoded by the coding sequence ATGAGCCAACTTGCGGATAATGTTATCTTATTATCGGCGGTGTTATTACTAATAGGTGTTCTATCTACTAAATTTTCAACCCGGTTCGGGATGCCGTCATTAGTCTTATTCATTGCGGTAGGTATGGTTCTTAGTCATTTTATTTATTTTAATAATACGTCCTTAACCCAAATAGCCGGCATATTTGCCCTGATTATCATTCTGTTCGAGGGAGGGATGCAGACGAATATGAGGGATATTCGGCCTGTTATTGTCCCGGCTTTATCCTTGTCTACTATAGGTGTACTCTTAACTACAGGAATCGTAGGCTTATTCGCCAAGCTAATCCTTGATGTTCCTTGGGCGGAAAGCCTACTGTTCGGGGCAATTGTCGGCTCCACGGATGCGGCAGCGGTATTCTCTGTATTGGGCGGCAAAAACATCGACAAACGCATCACTTCTACACTGGAAGCTGAGTCCGGCAGCAATGATCCAATGGCTGTTTTTCTAACGGTATCCCTTTTGGAGTGGATTCTTCAGCCGGATATGGCTTTATGGAGCCTGATATTCTCTTTTATATGGGAGATGGGCATAGGGCTGGTGTTAGGGGTTGTGTTGGCTAAGCTGGCCGTTATTGTTATCAATAAAATTAATCTGGAATCTTCCGGTCTTTATCCTGTTATGGCTATAGGATTCGCGGTATTAACCTATGGAGTGGCTGCTCAACTACATAGCAGTGGATTGCTTGCCGTATATGTACTGGGACTTGTTATGGGCAATTCCAAATTGATTTATCATCGCACCATTATGAGTTTCAACCATGGCTTTGCCTGGATGATGCAGATTGCCATGTTTATCCTCCTTGGCCTGCTGGTCTTTCCTCAGGAGTTGGTGAACATCGCCTGGCAGGGACTACTCCTATCTTTTATTCTAATGGTGGTAGCGAGACCGATAGGGGTATATCTAAGCCTTCTATTCGCCAAATTCTCTTTTCGTGAAAAGACATTGATCTCCTGGGCCGGCCTGCGCGGAGCGGTTCCGATAGTACTGGCAACTTATCCTTTATTAGCCGGGCTTCCGCAGGGAAGGCTTTTCTTCAACGTTGTATTTTTCGTCGTATTAACTTCAGCGGTTATTCAGGGAACTACGATTTCTCCGCTGGCTTCCCGGTTAAAGCTCGTGGGAAAAAACAATCCGGAGCTATCCCTGATGGAGCTAGTAGCGCTGGGGAAAACGGACTCGGAAATCAACCATATACGAATTGATGAGCATATGCCCATTGCCAAAAAGCAGATTTCTGACCTGGACCTGCCAACGGATATTCTGTTTACGGCGATCATTCGCAATAATCAAATCGTTGCACCGCACGGGAATACAGTGATTGAGCCGGGTGATATCTTATACGTGCTTAGCCCTAAATCGAAGAGTGAAATGATTAAGGCACTTTTTCGGACCCAGTGA
- a CDS encoding M50 family metallopeptidase, with the protein MNNWLKTILFLAGSALLTRLIPFSSLFRNLDTMIHEFGHAMITLLLSGSVLRIELYANHSGVTYSAIQAGGRAVVVSLAGYTLASLFALLLFYLYARGREKWGLILTTGVALVMLLLYVRGGFGMLWLSGFMILNILIILAGKKVQKLYYLLLAFLTLEESVLGPLFLVTMSLYSPTRAGDASNLAQLTPLPALVWAVLFFLFSLLCAKWALGFFMQHSRNQFSTKKF; encoded by the coding sequence ATGAATAACTGGCTTAAAACTATACTTTTTCTGGCAGGATCTGCCTTATTAACCCGCTTGATTCCCTTTTCTTCACTGTTTCGTAATCTGGACACGATGATCCATGAGTTTGGTCATGCTATGATTACACTGCTTTTATCCGGCTCGGTACTGAGGATTGAATTGTATGCGAATCATAGCGGAGTAACCTATTCAGCCATTCAAGCGGGCGGAAGGGCCGTAGTGGTTTCATTGGCGGGTTACACTCTGGCTTCGTTGTTCGCGCTCTTATTATTCTATCTATACGCCCGGGGACGTGAGAAATGGGGGCTCATACTCACCACCGGGGTTGCACTTGTTATGCTCCTGCTCTATGTACGGGGCGGTTTTGGCATGCTTTGGTTAAGCGGATTTATGATCTTAAATATTTTGATAATTCTAGCGGGCAAGAAGGTTCAGAAGCTCTATTACCTGTTGTTGGCCTTTCTAACTTTGGAAGAATCGGTACTCGGACCACTATTTCTGGTAACGATGTCCTTATATTCACCAACTCGCGCAGGAGATGCCAGTAATCTTGCTCAGCTCACCCCGTTGCCTGCACTTGTATGGGCAGTACTCTTCTTCTTGTTCTCTCTGCTATGTGCAAAATGGGCGCTGGGATTCTTTATGCAGCATTCGCGAAATCAATTTTCGACAAAGAAGTTTTGA
- a CDS encoding glycosyl hydrolase, which produces MSFDGSLATERKITLNTYRKFRLYSALLPLIMIMSFIPWGEVNSLPVTKMNVGPVNPSASVEAQELLSYLVGLSGKGILSGQHDYLERPDDYNAKLKDTSGQYAVLHGYELGAINNQSKKTAALERQAVVKSAIDWYNNGGIVAMTFHQNLPGTPAAWSNVSKGLSQEDFNAYVTPGTPQYKSLIADLDQIAIYLKQLRDAGVPVIWRPYHEMNGGWFWWGKKSNFKALWNIMYDRFVDTHKLNNLLWTWNPNAPNEWSDPYLPYYPGSDKVDILGADIYNNDYNQVYYDSLLELANGKPIGIGESGELPDPEMMALYQSKWVYMMTWGKMLTEKNSTQKIKNFMSSTHTVSRDKLVSRLPVKNQPTVKPTNPPVKNTAHNSLSGDYFNNIELAGKPALSRKDNKIDFNWRGGSPGSAIENDSFSVRWKGKIKPQFSEKYTFYASSDDGVRVWVGNKLLIDSWNKQSGVTRQGSITLNAGTLYNIKVEYFENHGDASIRLKWKSPHLKEAVIPQSALFSP; this is translated from the coding sequence TTTGACGGCAGCCTGGCTACCGAAAGGAAGATTACTTTGAACACTTACCGTAAGTTTCGGTTATATAGTGCTTTATTGCCACTAATTATGATTATGTCTTTTATCCCTTGGGGTGAGGTTAACAGCCTGCCTGTAACGAAGATGAATGTTGGACCGGTTAACCCTTCTGCTTCGGTAGAGGCACAGGAACTATTAAGTTATTTAGTTGGGCTTAGCGGCAAGGGTATATTATCCGGGCAGCATGATTACCTGGAGAGACCGGATGATTATAATGCCAAGCTTAAAGATACCAGCGGTCAATATGCTGTATTGCATGGCTATGAATTAGGTGCTATCAACAATCAGTCTAAGAAGACTGCAGCCTTAGAGCGGCAAGCTGTCGTTAAGAGCGCAATAGACTGGTATAACAACGGCGGAATTGTTGCGATGACATTTCACCAGAATCTCCCGGGAACGCCAGCAGCTTGGTCCAATGTTTCCAAGGGGTTAAGCCAAGAAGATTTTAATGCCTATGTAACCCCGGGAACACCTCAATATAAGAGTCTAATTGCCGATTTGGATCAGATTGCGATTTACCTGAAACAACTGCGCGATGCCGGAGTTCCAGTGATATGGAGACCCTATCATGAAATGAATGGCGGATGGTTCTGGTGGGGAAAGAAGAGTAACTTCAAAGCACTATGGAATATTATGTACGACAGGTTTGTAGATACTCACAAGCTGAATAACCTGCTGTGGACATGGAATCCTAATGCGCCGAACGAATGGTCTGACCCTTACTTACCTTATTATCCCGGTTCGGATAAGGTCGATATACTGGGTGCTGATATTTACAACAATGATTATAATCAAGTTTACTATGATAGTCTGTTGGAATTGGCCAATGGGAAGCCGATTGGAATCGGAGAGAGCGGGGAGCTCCCGGATCCGGAAATGATGGCTCTATATCAAAGTAAATGGGTATATATGATGACATGGGGTAAGATGCTGACTGAAAAAAACAGCACCCAAAAAATCAAAAACTTCATGAGCAGTACTCACACAGTTTCCAGAGATAAGCTAGTAAGCAGGCTGCCAGTTAAGAACCAACCAACGGTTAAGCCAACGAATCCACCTGTGAAGAATACAGCCCATAATAGCCTAAGTGGTGATTATTTTAACAACATAGAGCTGGCCGGAAAACCGGCTTTAAGTAGAAAAGACAATAAGATCGACTTTAATTGGCGGGGAGGTTCCCCGGGTTCTGCAATTGAAAACGACTCTTTCTCCGTTCGCTGGAAGGGGAAAATTAAGCCGCAGTTCAGTGAGAAATATACCTTTTATGCCTCCTCGGATGACGGAGTAAGGGTATGGGTCGGGAATAAACTTCTCATTGATAGCTGGAACAAACAGAGCGGTGTCACACGCCAGGGAAGTATAACTCTTAATGCAGGTACTTTATACAATATAAAGGTTGAATATTTTGAGAATCATGGCGATGCCAGTATACGATTGAAATGGAAGAGCCCGCATCTGAAGGAGGCAGTCATCCCTCAAAGCGCCCTGTTCTCTCCTTAA